TGGGCCCGGGCAAGCGCCTGGAGATCCACAACCTGACGCTGGCCGTCGAGGCGCTGGATGCCGACATCGTGTGCCTGCAGGAGGTGCGGCGCTTCAACCATGCCGAAGCCCGGCGCTTCTCGCACACCCGCTTCGGATCAGGTGCATGGCCCGACCAGCCGCAGGCCGAGTACCTGGCCCCCGACGGCTATGAAGTGGCCTACCGCACCAATGCCGTGACCCGCCAGGGCGAGCATGGCAACGCGCTGCTGGCGCGCTGGCCCATCGGCGACGTCGGGCACCATGACGTGTCCGACCACCGCTTCGAGCAGCGCGGGCTGCTGCACGTGCCGGTGCAGTGGCGCGGCATCGAGGTACACGTGGTGGTGGTGCACCTGGGCCTGATCCACGCCAGCCGCGTGCGCCAGGCCGAGCAGGTGGCCGAACTGGTGGCCGGGCGCATTCCAGCCGGCGCCCCCGTGGTGGTGGCCGGCGACTTCAACGACTGGAACGAAAAGCTCGACGACATCCTGCATGGCGTGGGCCTGCAGCGGGCGGGGCGAGATGGCGAGCCTCGCGTGGCAACCTACCCGTCCATGGTGCCGGTGCTGGCCCTGGACCGCGTCTACACGCGCGGCATGCGCTGCCTGTCCGTGATGGTGCCGCGTGGCCAGACCTGGGCGAGGTTGTCCGACCACCTGCCCCTGGTCGCCGAGCTGGAACTGGTGGACTGACCCCCGATGCCGCCCGTGCACGACGAGGCACTGGAGCGGCTGGCCTGGTACGCGCAGCGCCGGCCGGTCTTCACAGGCGGCAACGCCGTGCAACTGCTGCGCGGCGGCGAGGCCCTGTTCCCAGCGCTGCGCGACGCCCTCGATGGGGCGCGCCAGCAGGTCTGGGTGGCGTGCTACATGGTGTCACCGTTGGGTCGCAGCGGCCAGGTGCTCGCGGCCCTGATGCGCGCCGCGCGCCGCGGCGTGCAGGTGCACATGGTGGTCGATGCGGTGGGCTCCAACCTGGCCCCTCACAGCCTGTGGCGTGAGCTGGAAGCGGCCGGCGTGCAGCTGACCCAGTTCCGCCCGCTGCACCGGGTCTGGGGGCTGAGCGATCCGGGCGCCTGGCGCCGAATGCACATGAAGCTGTTTGCGGTGGACGACTCGCACGCCTTTGTGGGCGGCATCAACCTGATCGACGACCGCTACGACGGGCACCACGGCTGGCAGGACACGCCGCGGCTGGACTATGCGCTCGCCGTGCAAGGACCGGCTGCGATCCCGATCCAGCACACGGCCATGGCAATGTGGACACGCGCCCGGTTCGGCCGCGACTGGCGTGACGAACTGCTGCAATGGGCCCAGGGGCCCGGCCG
This is a stretch of genomic DNA from Aquabacterium olei. It encodes these proteins:
- a CDS encoding endonuclease/exonuclease/phosphatase family protein yields the protein MLNPLNSTHLPPSSLGEGGLRVATYNIHKGVRGLGPGKRLEIHNLTLAVEALDADIVCLQEVRRFNHAEARRFSHTRFGSGAWPDQPQAEYLAPDGYEVAYRTNAVTRQGEHGNALLARWPIGDVGHHDVSDHRFEQRGLLHVPVQWRGIEVHVVVVHLGLIHASRVRQAEQVAELVAGRIPAGAPVVVAGDFNDWNEKLDDILHGVGLQRAGRDGEPRVATYPSMVPVLALDRVYTRGMRCLSVMVPRGQTWARLSDHLPLVAELELVD